A genomic window from Flavobacterium johnsoniae includes:
- a CDS encoding SusC/RagA family TonB-linked outer membrane protein: MFFLLFLCAFDVSAQNKLTGKVKDESGLPIPGVTIKIQGSTTSTSTDMDGSYEMEVSEKQTLVFSFMGYRTLTRTVGTTKKLDIQMQPDTQILNEVVVVGYGTQKKKEVTGAVATVKADLIAKAPVADVGESLQGQIAGVNVQAASGRPGEATNIQIRGVGSLTGSLEPLYVVDGIPYQSNPNISPDQIESLDVLKDGAAASVYGTRASNGVILITTKRGKKGKISIDFNAYSGIQNITSGTPLMNTQQQLFEDYTTKAMLSSQLPTFFITTPELLDYDSDYVGDVQNNNALITNYGLGVSGGTQDLTLNFNSNYYNQEGVLINSDFDRLSNRINGQFTKGKFKAFVSMGMTVENRTQEPWSLYEYAIGQRPWQIPLSDVQGSGSSVDYPVENAIYYGYLARELQNVDKRKVTSSNIAVNLQYEIVKNLTYKLNIGKSNWDYRRSFFRPQVLVYGLDGSYNATASRADALLNEDYTFTDRSTIENILDYKLNLGKHSLNFTGVASREEYNSKQVGVGVIGLLSNETPSLGSGQAGTKPTSYDYTNSISGLLGRVQYNYNDRYLISASIRRDGSSNFGPDNRYGTFPGVSAGWNISEEKFFKDGAINKVVNSLKLRASYAQLGNQSIPPYTYAGQIESGVNYLFGSDQSLANGAIQRRFSNPDVKWETSISNNIGLDLAMFQNKLTFTADIYKNDKKDMLLPQQTPASGGTYNPNAVDVYSPIIVNAGNMTNKGIELAMSYKNQMGNGLKYNISGTFTKNVNEITNLDGIERGYGNGRPTNSLGNAVDFTTFFAVGHEAGAYFLLENAGVIKDDATLLEYKKIEPSAILGDMRYIDQNGDNKITDDDRVYAGSGQAKFESGLNLDLTYKSFDFGIQTYFSYGAKLFNGSRYFAYTQGRHLDQYSMWSPENPTSDVPSDRGNAYHNNVRASSDYWLEDGTYFRIRNLTLGYSLPELLMTQYGISKIRLYVTGMNPFTFTKYTGYDPEVGGNGISTRGVDSGSYPVSRRFVLGLQVKF, translated from the coding sequence ATGTTTTTTCTCTTGTTTCTTTGTGCATTCGATGTGAGTGCACAAAACAAACTTACTGGAAAAGTAAAAGATGAAAGTGGGCTACCAATACCAGGGGTAACAATTAAAATCCAGGGATCTACAACTAGTACCTCTACAGATATGGATGGAAGCTATGAAATGGAGGTGAGTGAAAAACAAACCTTAGTTTTCTCATTTATGGGATACAGAACACTCACAAGAACTGTTGGCACTACTAAAAAGTTAGACATTCAGATGCAGCCTGATACGCAAATTTTAAATGAAGTTGTGGTCGTAGGTTATGGAACTCAAAAGAAAAAAGAGGTTACAGGTGCTGTTGCTACCGTAAAGGCAGACCTTATTGCGAAAGCTCCAGTAGCAGATGTTGGAGAATCATTACAAGGCCAAATTGCTGGGGTTAACGTTCAGGCTGCTAGTGGGCGTCCTGGTGAAGCAACTAATATCCAAATTAGAGGAGTTGGTTCATTGACAGGTTCATTAGAACCATTGTATGTAGTGGATGGAATTCCTTATCAAAGCAACCCAAATATCTCACCTGATCAAATTGAATCATTAGACGTATTAAAAGATGGTGCTGCTGCCTCCGTTTATGGTACTAGAGCCTCAAATGGTGTTATCTTGATTACTACTAAAAGAGGTAAAAAGGGAAAAATTAGTATAGATTTCAATGCTTATTCGGGTATCCAAAATATTACTTCAGGTACACCTTTAATGAATACTCAGCAGCAATTGTTTGAGGATTATACAACAAAGGCAATGTTGTCTAGCCAGTTACCAACTTTTTTTATTACAACACCAGAACTTTTAGACTATGATAGTGACTACGTTGGCGACGTACAAAACAACAATGCTTTAATTACTAATTACGGACTAGGTGTTTCTGGTGGAACACAGGATTTAACATTGAATTTTAATTCAAATTATTATAACCAAGAAGGAGTTTTAATTAACTCTGATTTTGATAGATTAAGTAACCGCATTAATGGTCAATTTACAAAAGGTAAATTCAAAGCGTTTGTAAGTATGGGGATGACTGTAGAAAATAGAACGCAAGAACCATGGTCTTTATATGAATATGCTATTGGACAAAGACCATGGCAAATTCCATTAAGCGATGTACAGGGATCCGGGTCTAGTGTTGATTATCCTGTAGAAAATGCTATTTATTATGGCTATTTGGCAAGAGAATTACAAAATGTTGACAAAAGAAAAGTTACATCAAGCAATATTGCCGTTAATTTACAATATGAAATAGTAAAAAACTTAACCTATAAATTAAATATAGGTAAAAGTAATTGGGATTATAGAAGGTCTTTTTTCCGTCCACAAGTATTGGTATATGGTCTTGATGGCTCATATAATGCAACTGCCTCAAGAGCGGATGCATTATTGAACGAAGATTACACTTTTACAGACAGATCTACTATAGAAAACATCCTGGATTATAAATTAAATTTAGGTAAACATTCTTTGAACTTTACTGGAGTAGCCTCACGCGAAGAATACAATTCGAAACAAGTTGGTGTAGGTGTAATTGGTTTATTAAGCAATGAAACGCCTTCTTTAGGTTCAGGTCAGGCAGGAACAAAACCAACAAGTTATGATTACACAAATAGCATTAGTGGTTTATTAGGTAGAGTACAATATAACTACAATGATCGTTATTTAATATCAGCTAGTATTAGACGAGATGGTTCCTCAAACTTTGGACCTGATAACAGGTACGGTACTTTCCCGGGTGTTTCTGCTGGTTGGAATATATCTGAAGAAAAATTTTTCAAGGATGGTGCTATCAACAAAGTAGTAAACAGCTTAAAATTAAGGGCAAGTTATGCTCAGTTAGGTAACCAAAGTATCCCTCCATATACGTATGCGGGTCAAATTGAGTCAGGTGTAAATTACTTATTTGGTTCAGATCAGTCATTAGCAAATGGAGCTATACAAAGACGTTTCTCTAATCCAGATGTAAAATGGGAAACAAGTATTTCAAATAATATTGGATTGGATTTAGCTATGTTTCAAAACAAGTTAACTTTTACTGCTGATATCTACAAGAATGACAAAAAAGATATGTTATTGCCTCAGCAAACTCCTGCGTCTGGTGGTACGTACAATCCCAACGCAGTCGATGTGTATAGCCCAATCATTGTCAATGCTGGAAATATGACTAACAAAGGTATTGAGCTAGCAATGAGCTATAAAAACCAAATGGGAAATGGTCTCAAATATAATATTTCTGGAACTTTTACTAAAAACGTAAATGAAATAACTAACCTTGATGGCATTGAAAGAGGTTATGGTAACGGACGTCCTACCAATTCATTAGGGAATGCTGTAGATTTTACTACATTCTTTGCAGTAGGTCATGAAGCTGGCGCTTACTTTTTACTAGAAAATGCAGGTGTTATAAAAGACGACGCAACTTTACTTGAGTACAAAAAAATAGAACCAAGTGCAATTTTGGGTGATATGCGCTACATTGATCAAAATGGTGACAATAAAATCACTGACGATGACCGTGTATATGCGGGTTCTGGTCAGGCAAAATTTGAATCAGGGTTGAATTTAGATCTAACGTACAAAAGTTTCGATTTTGGAATTCAGACTTATTTTTCTTACGGAGCTAAATTATTCAATGGTTCAAGATATTTTGCATACACACAAGGGAGACATTTAGACCAATATTCTATGTGGTCTCCTGAGAACCCTACTTCTGATGTGCCTTCAGACAGAGGAAATGCTTATCACAATAACGTTAGAGCAAGTTCTGATTATTGGTTAGAAGATGGTACCTACTTCAGAATTCGTAATTTAACTTTAGGTTATTCATTACCTGAATTGCTTATGACTCAGTACGGAATAAGTAAAATAAGATTGTATGTTACAGGTATGAACCCTTTCACTTTTACAAAATATACTGGTTACGATCCTGAAGTTGGTGGAAATGGAATCAGTACACGTGGTGTAGATAGCGGTAGTTATCCTGTTTCGAGAAGATTTGTGCTTGGTTTACAGGTTAAATTTTAA
- a CDS encoding tetratricopeptide repeat protein encodes MKFLFNRQAPVKRKKPKKFEFIHSLNLKKYFTLLIVLFFSFSTTAQKTYKENEYLRKAKAIKYIDSKKAIYYYKKSIEKYKIEKDTFNLIHSISELADLYGHSVDYGNSYDLYWKALLLADQSKDDFSKATIYHALGWLYSFYQRDDEALKYFTLSHKLKEKLVAANEMDNGYIVSDYFALVNFYRVNGNYKMAKIYLDSCYISKQKTKNKANNGYIEAEAGFLAATDKKFDAAISKLLEAKNYFEKNDKSYLIIINSLLGNVYKMKGDYTQSEIYLEKSLALSKIYKSHANYKLMDHTALATVYSKSNKYKLAYFHANEAMTLNNKIFGRKSKNNQHLFEINDKYRIQKQKEKELLKEQHIKELESEENIWFLKSTIMIIVILFLIIYGHQLFKNIRRKHLAEKELLAKKQELELIKNSEILELKNKELTSSALQLIEKEEFIEKLKKSITENKENIDSTSINNMLKTIQGSSASNWKEFEARFTAVNQSFYKNLKEKYPDLGQTDLKICALVKLNFSSKDMSSLLGISFESVHTSRYRLRKKFKLDRNENLADFIASL; translated from the coding sequence ATGAAATTCCTATTTAACCGACAAGCACCCGTAAAAAGAAAAAAACCAAAGAAATTTGAATTCATTCATTCTTTGAATTTAAAAAAGTATTTTACTCTACTTATTGTACTCTTTTTTTCATTTTCGACAACCGCCCAGAAAACATATAAAGAAAATGAGTACCTCCGAAAAGCCAAAGCCATAAAATATATTGACTCGAAAAAAGCCATTTATTATTACAAAAAAAGTATTGAAAAATATAAGATAGAAAAAGACACTTTCAACTTAATACACAGCATAAGCGAACTTGCCGATTTATACGGACATAGTGTCGATTATGGAAATTCCTACGATTTGTACTGGAAAGCATTATTACTTGCTGACCAATCTAAAGACGATTTCTCCAAAGCCACTATATACCATGCTTTGGGCTGGCTTTATAGTTTTTACCAACGGGATGATGAAGCCTTAAAATATTTTACCCTTTCTCATAAATTAAAAGAAAAACTCGTTGCTGCAAATGAAATGGATAACGGATACATTGTGAGCGATTATTTTGCATTAGTAAATTTTTATCGTGTAAATGGGAATTACAAAATGGCCAAAATTTACCTTGATAGCTGCTATATCTCCAAACAAAAAACAAAAAACAAAGCCAACAATGGCTATATCGAGGCCGAAGCTGGTTTTCTTGCCGCTACTGATAAAAAGTTTGATGCCGCTATTTCAAAATTACTAGAGGCAAAAAATTATTTTGAAAAAAACGACAAATCCTACCTTATTATTATCAATTCTTTATTAGGAAATGTATATAAAATGAAAGGAGATTATACTCAGAGCGAAATTTATTTAGAAAAATCATTAGCCTTATCCAAAATATACAAAAGCCATGCGAATTATAAATTAATGGATCATACTGCTCTGGCCACAGTTTACTCTAAAAGCAACAAGTACAAACTTGCTTATTTTCATGCAAATGAAGCTATGACATTGAATAATAAAATATTTGGCCGAAAAAGCAAGAACAATCAGCACTTATTTGAAATAAATGACAAATACCGCATTCAAAAGCAAAAGGAAAAAGAACTATTAAAAGAACAGCATATAAAAGAACTGGAAAGCGAAGAAAATATTTGGTTTCTCAAATCGACAATCATGATAATTGTAATTCTATTTTTAATAATCTACGGGCATCAGCTGTTTAAAAACATTCGCAGAAAGCATCTTGCCGAAAAAGAATTATTAGCAAAAAAACAGGAGTTAGAGCTGATAAAAAATAGTGAGATTTTAGAATTAAAAAATAAGGAACTCACGTCATCTGCCTTACAGCTAATTGAAAAAGAGGAATTTATAGAAAAACTAAAGAAAAGCATTACCGAAAACAAAGAGAATATTGACAGCACCTCTATAAACAATATGCTAAAAACTATTCAAGGTTCTTCTGCAAGTAACTGGAAAGAATTCGAAGCCCGATTTACTGCCGTGAACCAAAGTTTTTATAAAAACCTTAAAGAGAAATATCCAGATCTGGGGCAAACTGATCTCAAAATATGTGCTTTGGTAAAGCTTAATTTTTCCAGCAAGGATATGTCCTCTCTATTAGGTATCTCTTTCGAAAGCGTACACACCTCAAGATACCGTTTACGCAAAAAGTTTAAGCTGGATAGAAATGAAAATTTAGCCGATTTTATTGCTTCACTTTAA
- a CDS encoding RagB/SusD family nutrient uptake outer membrane protein: MIHRKINIKVKLASLAICTVLLTSGCNDEDFLTQVNPNTITNQTFWKTTKDFQSALTTVYGALQFQSISGNGLIEDEIMADLGGTESWYRPYAYRNFTFNDASEAVTNKWANLYTGIFRANQVIEKIQSADPSIFAAGEKESIEGQARTLRAFFYFLVANTYGGAVIHTEVPQTKADFNVKFSSIAEVNSQIIIPDLEFAKANLPETWSGKDLGRVTWGTATSILGKVYLFDKQWGPAATEFKSVIDSGVYSLTANIMDNFDEEHEFNSESILEVAYSATENPGANGSNVDDTPYAAGAEASNLAVGLAQLNYGGFNTILPSYFLHELYTNDAVDVTNPINTTNLQSKRLTATIAPKNLEGQYYLRNVAELKGWGYGQSAYVKKYTNWYHLANEDGNSRSGINCRQIRLADIYLMYAEAVLNSTGDVNEAIKYIDFVRTRAGVITLKQYLATNSNTFPQLHISKEVHGNQPLVPPTKENVLTHIHRVERPLELAFEGHRWKDLVRWGIAKSVFTELLADENWRVKNFTTIANKAPLYIIERIRDDFKNAAVTYTPAKNDYFPIPSVERQTNSQLNN, translated from the coding sequence ATGATACATAGAAAAATAAATATAAAAGTAAAACTAGCATCATTAGCGATATGCACTGTTTTACTTACTTCAGGTTGTAATGATGAGGATTTTTTGACTCAGGTAAATCCAAATACAATTACAAATCAAACTTTTTGGAAAACTACAAAAGATTTTCAGTCAGCCTTAACTACAGTTTATGGGGCTTTACAATTTCAATCAATAAGCGGTAATGGCCTAATTGAAGATGAAATTATGGCAGACTTAGGGGGTACTGAATCTTGGTACAGACCCTATGCTTACAGAAATTTCACTTTTAACGATGCCAGTGAAGCGGTCACTAACAAATGGGCAAATTTGTACACTGGAATATTTAGAGCCAATCAAGTAATAGAAAAAATTCAATCTGCTGACCCAAGTATTTTTGCTGCCGGTGAAAAAGAAAGTATTGAAGGCCAAGCCCGTACCTTAAGAGCTTTCTTCTATTTCTTAGTAGCTAATACTTATGGAGGAGCTGTTATTCATACAGAAGTTCCGCAAACAAAAGCAGATTTTAATGTAAAATTTAGCTCAATCGCAGAGGTTAATAGCCAAATTATCATTCCTGATTTGGAATTTGCTAAAGCCAATCTGCCAGAAACATGGTCTGGTAAAGACTTAGGTAGAGTTACTTGGGGTACCGCTACTTCTATACTTGGAAAAGTATATTTATTTGACAAACAATGGGGACCAGCTGCGACTGAATTTAAAAGTGTAATTGATTCAGGTGTTTATAGCCTGACTGCGAATATCATGGATAATTTTGATGAAGAGCACGAATTTAATAGTGAGTCAATTCTTGAAGTTGCCTATAGTGCAACTGAAAATCCAGGTGCTAACGGAAGTAATGTTGACGACACACCTTATGCAGCTGGAGCAGAAGCTTCAAATTTAGCTGTAGGGCTAGCGCAATTAAATTATGGTGGATTTAATACGATATTGCCTTCTTATTTCTTACACGAATTATACACTAATGATGCGGTAGATGTCACAAATCCAATAAACACTACTAATTTACAGTCTAAACGTCTTACTGCTACTATTGCCCCAAAAAATCTTGAAGGACAATATTATTTAAGAAATGTAGCTGAATTAAAAGGTTGGGGTTATGGTCAAAGTGCCTATGTTAAGAAATATACTAACTGGTATCATTTGGCTAACGAGGACGGAAACTCTAGAAGCGGAATTAACTGCAGGCAAATTAGATTGGCAGATATTTATTTAATGTATGCTGAAGCAGTTCTTAACAGCACTGGCGATGTAAATGAAGCTATTAAGTATATTGATTTTGTTAGAACTCGTGCGGGTGTAATTACATTAAAACAATATTTAGCAACAAATAGTAATACGTTTCCACAATTACATATAAGCAAAGAAGTACATGGTAATCAACCTTTAGTACCTCCTACAAAAGAAAATGTTTTAACACATATTCATAGAGTAGAAAGACCGCTTGAATTGGCTTTTGAAGGTCATAGATGGAAAGACTTAGTACGATGGGGAATTGCAAAATCTGTTTTCACTGAATTACTTGCAGATGAAAATTGGAGAGTGAAAAATTTTACAACTATAGCTAACAAAGCACCATTGTATATTATAGAAAGAATCAGGGATGATTTCAAGAATGCTGCTGTAACTTATACTCCAGCTAAAAATGATTATTTCCCTATACCATCGGTTGAGAGACAAACAAATAGTCAATTAAACAACTAA
- a CDS encoding sugar-binding domain-containing protein — protein sequence MKKNLKKKRYNVLKKISYGSILCMALYGCTASKTDGTSSDFNFDWRFKLERAEQAGVNNWEEINLPHDWSATFSFDSIKGEGATGYKVGGIGLYEKDFSLGKESNTLHYILFDGIYNNSEVWLNDQKLGEHPYGYSPFYYDITPYIGDNKNTVKVKVDHSRYADSRWYTGSGIYRNVKLIAKNKLHVPIWGTYITTPAVTKEKSEVNVEVKVKNAFDTTQDFEVVAEILDATNKKVAEETTKLSLNAGKEKELALRTTIANPALWDVNSPNLYHAKITIRQNGRSVDETITTFGVRTIKFDVNTGFYLNGKNMKIKGVCLHHDGGLVGAAVPKDVWRRRFVKLKEAGVNAIRISHNPGSAEFIDLCDEMGFLVQDEFFDEWDNPKDKRLNMKEKSVDYITRGYGEHFQDWAERDLKNTMLRDRNHASIFQWSIGNEIEWTYQRSVDATGFFNMNWDGNYFWSIPPIGPEEIKRRYETSPKEKYNIGETAHKLAKWTREMDTTRYVIANSILPSVSHINGFGDAVDILGYSYRRVMYDYGHKNYPNKIIMGTENLVQWHEWKAILDRPFVSGTFLWTGIDYLGESNKRWPKKGTDSGMLDFAGFEKPSYHMMKSLWNDAPELYIATQTEEKSNYKVDEKTGQPVEKKKGAWETALWVWQDVNEHWEYANGTRTIVEIYSNCDEVELFLNEVSLGKKKLADFEDHIYKWSVPYQKGTLYAKGTHKGKTVQTKLITPSKPHAIKLTTDRTLINADGYQVAHIVAQVVDADGNPIKTFNPEISFTVEGKAKVLGIDNGAVGNVQDFQSNKIVLSQGRCLFIIQSKKDQSSNISIKAKTSNLESNTIKITQK from the coding sequence GTGAAAAAGAATTTAAAAAAGAAGAGGTATAATGTACTGAAAAAGATTTCTTACGGAAGTATATTGTGTATGGCTTTATATGGTTGTACAGCTTCAAAAACAGACGGGACTAGTTCTGATTTTAATTTTGACTGGAGGTTTAAATTGGAAAGAGCAGAACAGGCGGGTGTGAATAACTGGGAAGAAATTAATTTACCGCATGATTGGAGTGCCACTTTTAGTTTTGACTCTATTAAAGGAGAAGGAGCTACTGGATATAAAGTAGGTGGAATTGGTTTGTATGAAAAAGATTTTTCACTAGGTAAAGAATCCAATACCTTACATTATATTCTTTTTGATGGAATTTATAATAACAGCGAAGTTTGGTTAAATGATCAAAAGCTGGGTGAGCATCCTTATGGATATTCTCCATTTTATTATGACATCACTCCTTATATAGGTGATAATAAAAATACGGTGAAAGTAAAGGTAGATCATTCAAGATACGCTGACAGCCGCTGGTATACAGGTTCGGGAATTTATAGAAATGTAAAATTAATTGCCAAAAACAAATTGCACGTTCCTATTTGGGGTACTTATATCACAACTCCTGCAGTTACAAAAGAAAAAAGTGAAGTAAATGTAGAAGTTAAAGTAAAGAATGCTTTTGATACGACTCAGGATTTTGAAGTAGTTGCCGAAATTCTAGACGCTACTAATAAGAAGGTAGCAGAAGAAACGACGAAACTTAGCTTGAATGCAGGAAAAGAAAAAGAACTAGCGCTAAGAACAACTATTGCAAATCCTGCTTTATGGGATGTGAATTCTCCCAACCTTTATCATGCAAAAATCACGATTCGACAAAATGGACGATCGGTTGATGAAACGATTACGACTTTTGGTGTGCGTACTATAAAGTTTGATGTTAACACTGGTTTTTATTTGAATGGCAAAAACATGAAAATAAAAGGAGTGTGTTTGCATCATGATGGAGGATTGGTTGGTGCTGCTGTGCCTAAGGATGTTTGGAGAAGACGTTTTGTGAAGTTGAAAGAAGCAGGAGTAAACGCGATTCGTATTTCTCATAATCCAGGATCGGCAGAATTTATCGATTTGTGTGACGAGATGGGATTTCTGGTTCAAGATGAGTTTTTTGACGAATGGGATAATCCAAAAGACAAACGCTTGAATATGAAAGAGAAGTCGGTAGATTACATTACACGTGGTTATGGCGAACATTTTCAGGACTGGGCAGAACGTGATTTAAAAAACACGATGTTACGCGACCGAAATCATGCTTCAATTTTTCAGTGGAGCATTGGTAACGAAATAGAGTGGACATATCAAAGATCAGTTGATGCAACGGGTTTCTTTAATATGAATTGGGATGGTAATTATTTCTGGTCTATTCCACCTATTGGTCCAGAAGAAATTAAGAGAAGGTATGAAACCAGTCCAAAAGAAAAATACAATATTGGTGAAACAGCTCATAAATTGGCAAAATGGACGAGAGAAATGGATACAACCCGATATGTTATTGCAAATTCCATATTGCCATCGGTTAGTCATATAAACGGTTTTGGAGATGCAGTAGATATTTTGGGCTACAGTTACCGTCGCGTAATGTATGACTACGGACATAAAAACTATCCAAATAAAATTATAATGGGTACTGAGAATTTGGTACAATGGCATGAATGGAAAGCCATATTGGATCGTCCGTTTGTATCTGGAACTTTTTTATGGACTGGAATTGACTATTTGGGAGAATCTAACAAAAGATGGCCAAAAAAAGGAACTGACAGCGGTATGCTTGATTTTGCGGGATTTGAAAAGCCTTCTTACCACATGATGAAGTCGCTATGGAATGATGCACCTGAATTATACATTGCTACCCAAACAGAAGAAAAATCAAATTATAAAGTTGATGAAAAAACAGGGCAGCCTGTTGAAAAGAAAAAAGGTGCCTGGGAAACAGCGCTATGGGTTTGGCAAGATGTAAATGAACATTGGGAGTATGCAAACGGTACTAGAACAATAGTAGAAATTTATTCCAATTGTGATGAAGTAGAATTGTTTTTGAATGAAGTGTCTCTTGGGAAGAAAAAATTGGCAGATTTTGAAGATCATATTTACAAGTGGTCTGTTCCGTATCAGAAAGGTACACTTTACGCTAAAGGCACTCATAAAGGAAAAACTGTTCAAACGAAATTAATAACGCCTTCAAAACCCCATGCTATTAAGTTGACAACGGATAGAACATTGATAAATGCAGACGGTTATCAAGTGGCTCACATTGTAGCTCAAGTTGTTGATGCTGATGGTAATCCAATAAAAACTTTTAATCCTGAGATTAGCTTTACGGTTGAAGGAAAAGCTAAAGTTCTAGGGATTGATAATGGAGCTGTGGGTAATGTACAGGATTTTCAGTCTAATAAAATTGTCTTGAGTCAAGGAAGATGCCTATTTATTATACAATCCAAAAAAGACCAATCTTCAAACATTAGTATAAAAGCTAAAACAAGCAATCTAGAAAGCAATACAATAAAAATTACTCAAAAATAA